In Drosophila teissieri strain GT53w chromosome 2R, Prin_Dtei_1.1, whole genome shotgun sequence, the following proteins share a genomic window:
- the LOC122614416 gene encoding UDP-glycosyltransferase UGT5 encodes MIEYSKIGFLIIFLLGTQTPSGDGANILGVFSTPSPSHVIVHMAVMKALADRGHNITMVTQMKPRLAPHENITVIIVPPTEERLKFMEEHLAEKSNAKLSFWQAFAKGIAQSSSQMDGHYEFMTHPNFKEIYENPKTKVDLVILGLMANYFELGIAAKLNCPVIVSWVGIPLPFLDSLVGNVNDPSYVPTINVALKAGETTMDFGLRLVNFIKHTFLGALNTLLDFQMKQFYDRAFGSELEFPDYYEVKRRISLMFFNYHSLSEGPIRPTVPQSVEIGGIQVKEQADPLPKELAKFLDTADEGAIFFSLGTNVNTNTFRPDTVDILYKVLSKLPQRVIWKWEDLKNKPGNASNIFFSNWLPQDDILAHPNTKLFITHAGKGGVAEAQYHGVPMVALPLFGDQQGNAEIMTKFGFGRWLDILTMTEAELEATIHDVLESPTYRKTIGKFSSLYRDRPLTARQSVIYWTEYVLRHQGAHHLQSPLIHMDFVARNNLDVYGVVILVSLSIGALLIVTAKFLFRKILSVASRCSSRPKLKNN; translated from the exons ATGATTGAGTATAGTAAAATCGGGTTTTTGATAATATTCCTTCTGGGCACACAGACCCCAAGCGGCGATGGAGCCAATATACTGGGAGTTTTCAGCACTCCCAGTCCTTCGCACGTGATCGTGCATATGGCCGTGATGAAAGCCCTTGCAGATCGAGGTCATAACATAACAATGGTGACCCAGATGAAACCGAGACTGGCGCCACATGAAAATATTACCGTGATCATTGTCCCTCCAACGGAGGAGAGACTGAAGTTTATGGAGGAACATTTGGCGGAGAAATCCAATGCGAAACTATCTTTCTGGCAGGCCTTTGCCAAAGGGATCGCACAGTCGTCTAGTCAAATGGACGGACATTATGAGTTTATGACGCATCCCAATTTTAAGGAGATCTACGAAAATCCAAAGACCAAAGTCGATTTGGTGATATTGGGGTTGATGGCCAATTACTTTGAGTTGGGCATTGCCGCCAAGTTGAACTGTCCGGTCATTGTCTCGTGGGTGGGAATTCCGCTGCCATTCCTGGACAGCCTTGTGGGTAACGTCAACGATCCGTCGTACGTCCCAACCATAAATGTTGCCCTCAAAGCAGGTGAAACCACTATGGACTTTGGCCTAAGATTGGTCAACTTTATTAAGCATACCTTCCTGGGCGCCTTAAACACACTATTGGACTTTCAGATGAAACAGTTTTACGA TCGAGCTTTTGGGAGCGAATTAGAGTTTCCAGACTATTATGAGGTGAAGCGCCGAATTTCCTTGATGTTCTTTAACTACCACTCCCTCAGTGAGGGACCCATCAGACCAACAGTACCTCAATCGGTTGAAATTGGTGGAATACAAGTGAAGGAGCAGGCCGATCCTCTGCCCAAGGAACTGGCCAAGTTTCTCGATACGGCGGATGAGGGCGCGATATTTTTCAGTCTAGGAACTAATGTGAATACCAATACCTTTCGACCCGATACCGTGGATATCCTGTACAAAGTGCTATCCAAGTTGCCCCAGAGAGTTATATGGAAGTGGGAGGACCTGAAAAACAAGCCAGGAAATGCCTCCAACATATTCTTCAGCAATTGGCTGCCTCAGGACGATATCCTGGCCCATCCTAACACGAAACTATTTATCACCCATGCGGGCAAGGGCGGAGTGGCAGAGGCGCAATATCACGGGGTTCCCATGGTGGCATTACCGCTCTTTGGCGATCAACAGGGAAATGCAGAAATTATGACGAAATTTGGCTTTGGCCGTTGGTTGGATATTCTCACAATGACGGAGGCTGAACTGGAGGCGACTATCCATGACGTCCTGGAGAGTCCCACGTACCGGAAGACGATCGGAAAGTTCTCCTCCCTTTACAGGGATCGTCCGTTAACAGCCCGTCAATCGGTCATCTACTGGACCGAGTACGTGTTGCGTCATCAAGGAGCCCACCATCTGCAGAGTCCCCTTATTCACATGGATTTCGTGGCTCGAAATAATCTCGATGTCTATGGAGTAGTTATCCTTGTCAGTCTGTCTATAGGTGCTCTACTCATAGTCACTGCTAAATTTCTATTTCGCAAGATTTTAAGTGTTGCGAGTAGGTGCAGTAGTCGCCCCaagcttaaaaataattaa
- the LOC122612424 gene encoding UDP-glucosyltransferase 2 has translation MFGVRCVLLLLLGVVASTQGANILGLFSSHSPSHLIIHMSVAKALVEAGHNVTVVSMMKPKVMHKDIHLIVVPMTEEQERTLESQMSEMAGQKNSLVSTMHRLLTSMDVMINTQAEILSDPRFQRIYETKFDLMILGYFINDFQLGVAHKLKVPVIIDWMSAPVPAIDAYTGNPAELSYVPLMGTVTTHPMGILKRAENVLKSWFFDFIFAVFDYKVTRIYNEVFPEKEMPCLNELRKNISMAFVGCHLISEGPIRPLVPAIIEIGGIQVKDKPDPLPKDIDQFLSKSKKGAVFLSLGSNIKSSTVKPEIVQTIFKVLSGLKENVIWKWEDLENTPGNASNILYKNWLPQDDILAHPNTKLFITHAGKGGITEAQYHGVPMVALPIFGDQPGNAAVMVESGYGLSLDLQSITEDSLRDALKEVLENPKYSHAIGQFSSLYRDRPLTAKQSVVYWTEYILRHHGAPNLQSPSVHMNFIQLNNLDIYALILTTLVLFVLLTRVIAKFVWSKFGGKAKISKTKKSQ, from the coding sequence atgttcgGCGTTCGCTGCGtacttttgttgctgctcggTGTGGTGGCCTCCACCCAGGGAGCCAACATTTTGGGGCTCTTCAGCAGCCACAGTCCGTCGCATCTGATCATACACATGTCGGTGGCCAAGGCGCTGGTCGAGGCTGGACACAATGTGACTGTGGTGTCCATGATGAAGCCCAAGGTGATGCACAAGGACATCCACCTGATTGTGGTGCCCATGACGGAGGAACAGGAGCGCACCTTGGAAAGCCAAATGTCTGAAATGGCCGGGCAGAAGAACTCACTTGTCAGCACCATGCATCGCCTGCTAACCAGCATGGATGTGATGATCAATACCCAAGCGGAGATCCTCTCCGACCCTCGGTTCCAGCGCATCTACGAGACCAAGTTCGATTTGATGATTTTGGGTTACTTTATCAACGACTTCCAACTGGGCGTCGCCCATAAGCTAAAGGTCCCGGTAATCATTGATTGGATGTCGGCACCTGTTCCGGCTATTGATGCGTACACCGGTAATCCCGCGGAGTTATCCTACGTGCCCCTCATGGGAACTGTGACCACGCATCCTATGGGCATCCTAAAGCGAGCTGAGAACGTGCTGAAATCGTGGTTTTTCGACTTTATTTTTGCCGTGTTTGATTACAAAGTAACACGAATTTATAACGAGGTCTTCCCGGAGAAAGAAATGCCGTGTTTAAATGAGTTGAGGAAGAACATCTCCATGGCCTTTGTCGGCTGCCACCTAATCAGTGAAGGACCTATTCGACCCCTGGTGCCTGCCATTATCGAAATCGGAGGTATTCAAGTGAAGGATAAGCCCGATCCCCTGCCCAAGGATATCGATCAGTTCCTAAGCAAGTCCAAGAAAGGTGCTGTCTTTCTCTCTCTCGGCTCCAATATCAAGAGTTCTACTGTAAAACCAGAGATCGTTCAGACCATCTTCAAGGTCCTGTCTGGACTCAAGGAGAACGTTATCTGGAAATGGGAGGACTTGGAGAACACACCCGGTAACGCATCCAATATCCTGTATAAGAACTGGCTGCCCCAAGATGACATACTGGCCCATCCGAACACGAAACTCTTTATCACACATGCCGGAAAGGGCGGCATTACGGAGGCCCAATACCATGGCGTGCCAATGGTGGCTTTGCCGATCTTTGGAGACCAGCCCGGGAACGCCGCAGTGATGGTGGAGTCTGGATATGGCCTGTCACTGGATTTGCAGTCCATTACGGAGGACAGTCTAAGGGATGCCCTGAAAGAGGTCCTGGAAAATCCGAAGTACTCACACGCTATCGGCCAATTCTCCTCCCTGTACAGAGATCGACCCCTGACTGCCAAGCAGTCGGTGGTTTACTGGACTGAGTACATCCTGAGGCATCATGGAGCACCCAACCTGCAGAGTCCATCGGTGCACATGAATTTCATTCAGCTGAACAATCTTGATATTTACGCTTTAATTCTGACGACTCTGGTCTTGTTTGTGCTTCTTACCCGAGTAATTGCGAAATTTGTGTGGAGCAAATTTGGGGGAAAGGCAAAGATTTCGAAGACGAAAAAGAGTCAATAA
- the LOC122613207 gene encoding cytochrome b5-related protein, giving the protein MTPNAKDNGAWKVSGISRNYPSYRQHRPITSESWLEGKNVDDEAEGLWRINDKLYDLSDFAARHPGGSSWIECTKGTDITEPFESHHIEERARGMLSKFEVRQAARPRNYKFTLKENGFYMTLKRRVREKLRKIDYSPTKKTEFLHLGILVSVFLFSWAGTVLDSLIFRGLAGLALCWVATSTHNYFHQRDSWRMYTFNLTMMNFRNWRISHALSHHVYANSLHDLEMSMFEPFLCWIPDRHYASKTQRLISVVISPVVYVVLFQGQFLIRLVLSLTKGNVLHWDDLVGFSLPSFIYLSTGVDLLSALISWQIIIAVGSFIFGFIGLTAAHHDPRILHDGDAQRPDFDWGLYQVDTIIDRGDIKWSDLLVLTHFGEHALHHLFPTLDHGVLKHLYPEFRKTMKEFDVELREINHWGHIKGQNQQLLRIEKNPLPPGSKKLK; this is encoded by the exons ATGACGCCCAATGCTAAGGACAATGGCGCCTGGAAAGTATCGGGAATATCGAGGAACTATCCGAGCTATCGACAGCATAGACCGATTACCAGTGAAAG CTGGCTGGAGGGAAAAAATGTCGATGACGAGGCCGAAGGTCTTTGGCGCATTAACGATAAGCTCTACGACTTAAGCGACTTCGCCGCTCGCCATCCGGGCGGTTCTTCTTGGATTGAGTGCACCAAGGGCACGGATATCACCGAGCCCTTCGAGTCACATCATATCGAGGAGCGAGCTCGGGGAATGCTGAGCAAGTTCGAAGTGCGACAGGCTGCAAGGCCGAGGAACTACAAGTTTACTCTAAAAGAAAATGGTTTCTACATGACACTGAAGCGGAGAGTGCGTGAAAAGCTAAGGAAGATCGATTACTCTCCCACTAAGAAAACAGAG TTCCTCCATCTTGGTATCTTGGTGTCCGTCTTCCTCTTTAGCTGGGCAGGCACAGTTCTGGACTCATTGATCTTCAGGGGTTTGGCTGGATTGGCCCTTTGCTGGGTGGCCACCTCGACCCACAACTATTTCCATCAACGGGACAGTTGGCGGATGTACACTTTTAATTTGACCATGATGAACTTCCGGAACTGGCGGATTTCGCACGCCCTATCACACCATGTTTACGCCAATTCCCTGCACGACCTGGAGATGTCCATGTTTGAACCGTTTCTATGCTGGATTCCCGATCGTCATTATGCCAGTAAAACACAGCGACTTATCTCCGTGGTCATCAGTCCGGTGGTATACGTAGTCCTGTTTCAAGGACAATTTCTCATACG tttggtCCTTTCCCTGACTAAAGGAAACGTTCTGCACTGGGATGATCTCGTTGGATTCAGTCTGCCCagctttatatatttatccaCTGGCGTTGACCTGCTGAGTGCTCTAATAAGCTGGCAAATAATCATTGCGGTTGGGAGCTTCATCTTCGGATTTATTGGTCTCACTGCCGCCCATCATGATCCTCGCATTCTACACGATGGGGATGCCCAACGACCGGACTTCGATTGGGGTCTCTATCAGGTGGACACGATTATAGATCGCGGAGACATCAAGTGGTCGGATCTTCTGGTGCTCACCCACTTTGGGGAGCATGCTCTGCACCACCTATTCCCCACGCTGGATCATGGAGTGCTGAAGCACCTGTATCCTGAGTTCAGGAAAACAATGAAGGAGTTCGACGTGGAGCTGCGGGAGATCAATCACTGGGGTCACATCAAGGGACAAAATCAGCAATTGCTTAGAATAGAAAAGAACCCACTTCCACCGGGTAGTAAAAAGCTGAAGTAG